A stretch of Aspergillus nidulans FGSC A4 chromosome VI DNA encodes these proteins:
- a CDS encoding type I polyketide synthase (transcript_id=CADANIAT00009378), whose protein sequence is MNLPGEIHHRFTYMYIAQVSFADLDITKHNLPISTMSSSDSPNYGDATMPIAIVGMAARFSGEATNPSKLWDMMVQGRTGHSAVPENRFDAEAWHHPSHERRGTIQPRSGFFLREDPAVFDAPFFSMTAKEAAGMDPMQRKLLEISYEAFENAGIPITKLPGTATGVYSGVMTNDYELMTAGDPMQLPQNAASGTSRAMLANRISWFYDLRGPSFALDTACSSSLYALHLACQSLQAGETDQALVTGVNLILAPNFISQLSSMHMLSPDGKSHSFDSRANGYARGEALAAVVVKPLYQALADGDTIRAVIRGSGANQDGKTVGITIPNPQAQAELIRKTYATAGLGLEQTGYFEAHGTGTPVGDPIELSAIGTSFGEHRSQNCPLFVGSVKTNVGHTEGAAGLAGVVKTVLALEAGIIPPLADFQELNEKLRLEEWKLALPLKATPWPMPGLRRASVNSFGFGGANAHVILDDAYHYLKSHGLSANHHTTLSESEDSSDSGLEMDSSTSDSGEGQSSKLLLFSAYDGAGIKRTEASWNSHLADILADSKTVDETMGMNDLAYTLSDRRTTFDFRSFAVASSVQDLKAKLENDGLPRLNRASRRSNPVFVFTGQGAQWPAMGRELLSNPIFRASIERSKAVLELEGCEWDVVQVLSDPQDQRIHIPAFSQPVCTILQVALVDLLQSWGIQPAATVGHSSGEVAAAYAAKMISQDEAVRIGYWRGFYSEQVKARLENIRGSMMAVGLSESQATSYLNRVPEGSVVVACINSPSSVTLSGEDHSIKTLEAILQADGHFARKLRVEVAYHSPHMKTVADEFLNAVGIITPQPSEIPMFSSVTETRVEDPATLVASYWMQNLISPVRFSGALATLLNDTPSVKANTRRRRTAGIVWSALIEVGPHEALKGPCRQIMSGLNTKLADQIPYMSVLSRGKSAVETSLTAAGLLWASGHPINIREVNQYRDTGERVITDLPPYPWNHEKGFWHEPAASISARLRKEPRNDLLGVPVAQQNPFERCWQNYLSVSECPWQKDHVITGTVLYPGAGHLIMAFEAAIRLAADNRPLKGVSFSDVHFDKGLVIPSDDHGVETRLCTRPHESLLDWYHYTLYSINATGDWTKHSWGSFSLHYEDAVSVQQAKRSKGEYDDINTRACRKLDVESFYEQLLSIGTEYGPTFRNLVHAAAAPGYHSGVGTITIPDTKSVMPHEFEYPHLIHPATLDAIFHLIFVAMGEGNALSESAIPTRVDRIYISTDLPRGVGAKYTGYGRAEPVSSRDTLGTIVVSDENWSAGPKIIVEGMTVTEVSAGASTSFNSLLIPGGQGRIATLEWKEDVDSLVGPTAESWLAQKGPSIGGQASDVTEAVQRLDAWLELSCFKSTDLGTLVICPSKLKGSFELVKKYGSKHGERYRFGRTTIIEFSENDISAAESAFAPHGIESSYAAIDLSATPEHAMEQLGMFDLIIAEENVIVQFPDVTKILHREGRVAIIRSHALPDERHFAATKGLLKEISFESQDGSILQIAGLGLEMDPAIRSLDDVVLLQHVDASPAAKNFEKRLTAQLTSLGAHVRSNTIANASSLSGNIVISLLEIDCQFVISWTSEEFEQFRQLTNARYVLWITRGGLLDADRASLDYAPSTGLLRTVRVEKPQIRLPHLDLSPSLDLNSDRAVEIVISAFHSSIKPSVKEKNLEMEYAESNGLLYIPRARGHAALDHELALRGEKVSSIPGPLSAPGIARRLETSLAGSPSQARWVPDETVGDKLADFDVEIQVSHVGLEHSKVENYLNGKQLSLAPGLGRVAVGTLTRAGAKVSRFIPGDQVFALHAAPFHTHLRVTEDAVHAVPDILSPAQAAHLPLAAARAWHSLIDVAAFRAGQSVFVNGASDTVGRLTVELARLLKGDVFASVSSDDEKHTLTKTYNIPEDHIFSLSHRTDWASDLKAAMGQGQLDIVINNATPSPAIRSLFQSIAPKGRFVDLTQRLDPSLLDPRMFQRNVTLSLVDWESLTNPQLGALMVRSLDLLRAGALTPIKEEYIFSVSDLPEALLSVGQQQHERVAAPVVVEFSADATVPLLPSLPAPLHLKPDATYILAGGLGALGLTIAENMCSHGAGHLVFLSRSGASSQRQQEALESFRARGCKVDVVKCDVTDQEQVQALATQIREQSWNVRGIIQLAMVLRDSIFENMTFDKWETAVNPKIKGTWNLHAELPKDVDFFIILSSLSGIIGNTAQANYCAGNTYEDALAHYRRKQGLAATTLNVGLVTDASHFNENSTIEDYLRKYSHWIAAQVTDSELQHTITAVMRRTVGDKNEPVPDQLLVGLSDNVRRDGNSLNLWPQDRKFDHRISLEDGLGVVEKDTNQQKLKASTTVAQAHEVVETALRLNVAAAMTASPDDIDIEKPLYAFGIDSLKGIEVRNWIFSELQADVSVFEVLSPMTLSRLALKIVSKSTLVGAELAAEAAADSVA, encoded by the exons ATGAATCTGCCGGGCGAAATTCATCATAGGTTTACTTATATGTACATTGCGCAGGTCAGCTTTGCAGACCTCGACATTACCAAACACAACTTACCAATCTCAAcgatgtcttcttcagattccCCGAACTATGGCGATGCCACGATGCCCATTGCCATCGTTGGCATGGCAGCCCGGTTCTCTGGTGAAGCAACTAACCCATCCAAGTTATGGGATATGATGGTACAGGGTCGAACTGGGCATTCCGCAGTTCCAGAGAATCGTTTCGACGCGGAGGCGTGGCATCATCCCAGCCACGAACGAAGAGGGACT ATCCAACCACGAAGTGGCTTCTTCCTTCGTGAGGACCCTGCCGTTTTTGACGCACCATTTTTCTCGATGACggcgaaggaagctgcagGAATGGACCCAATGCAGAGAAAACTTTTAGAAATTTCTTACGAGGCTTTTGAAAATG CTGGCATCCCGATTACCAAGTTGCCTGGTACGGCGACCGGCGTCTACAGTGGTGTTATGACGAACGACTATGAGTTGATGACTGCCGGTGATCCAATGCAGTTGCCACAGAATGCAGCATCGGGAACAAGCCGTGCTATGCTTGCCAATCGGATTTCCTGGTTCTATGATCTTCGGGGTCCCAGCTTCGCGCTCGATACGGCTTGCTCGTCCAGTTTATATGCGCTACACCTGGCTTGTCAGTCACTGCAAGCAGGAGAGACTGACCAG GCGCTCGTAACAGGAGTCAATCTTATCCTAGCGCCAAATTTTATCTCCCAGCTTTCTTCGATGCACATGCTGAGCCCAGACGGGAAGAGCCATTCTTTCGACTCTCGTGCCAATGGCTACGCCAGAGGCGAGGCCCTTGCTGCAGTCGTGGTCAAACCACTCTATCAAGCACTCGCTGACGGTGACACTATCCGAGCAGTTATTCGAGGAAGTGGTGCAAATCAAGACGGTAAGACCGTTGGAATCACAATTCCAAACCCGCAGGCGCAAGCAGAACTTATCCGCAAAACATACGCTACAGCTGGGCTGGGTCTCGAACAGACAGGGTATTTCGAGGCACACGGCACAGGAACCCCTGTAGGTGATCCAATCGAGCTGAGCGCTATTGGGACAAGTTTCGGCGAGCATCGCAGCCAGAACTGTCCGCTTTTTGTGGGAAGCGTGAAGACGAATGTTGGCCATACGGAGGGGGCTGCCGGTCTGGCAGGCGTTGTGAAGACAGTGCTAGCTCTGGAGGCGGGTATTATTCCTCCACTGGCTGACTTTCAGGAGCTGAATGAAAAGCTTCGACTTGAGGAGTGGAAGTTGGCTCTCCCGCTCAAAGCAACTCCTTGGCCGATGCCGGGTCTTCGCCGGGCAAGTGTCAACTCGTTCGGTTTTGGAGGTGCCAATGCTCATGTTATCCTTGATGATGCCTATCATTACCTGAAATCCCACGGGCTGAGCGCAAACCATCATACAACACTGTCGGAAAGCGAGGACTCATCGGATTCAGGTCTGGAAATGGACTCCTCAACCAGTGACAGTGGGGAAGGGCAGTCGAGCAAGTTGTTACTTTTCTCAGCGTATGATGGCGCTGGTATTAAAAGGACAGAAGCCTCGTGGAACAGCCACCTTGCCGATATCCTCGCAGACAGCAAAACCGTGGACGAGACCATGGGGATGAATGACCTCGCATACACCCTTTCTGACCGCCGCACGACCTTCGACTTCCGGAGCTTTGCTGTGGCATCGAGCGTACAAGATCTGAAAGCTAAGCTTGAGAACGACGGCCTTCCGCGACTGAACAGGGCCTCTCGTCGCTCCAACCCTGTGTTTGTGTTCACGGGCCAGGGAGCCCAATGGCCCGCGATGGGGCGAGAACTGCTGTCTAACCCTATCTTTCGCGCCAGCATCGAGCGTAGCAAAGCCGTTCTCGAACTTGAAGGCTGCGAGTGGGATGTGGTGCAAGTTTTGTCAGATCCGCAGGACCAGCGCATCCATATCCCAGCCTTTTCCCAACCAGTCTGCACAATCTTACAGGTCGCTcttgttgatcttctgcAGTCATGGGGCATTCAACCTGCAGCAACGGTTGGTCATTCCAGTGGAGAGGTTGCGGCGGCTTATGCAGCGAAAATGATATCCCAGGACGAGGCTGTACGAATTGGATACTGGCGAGGCTTCTACAGTGAGCAGGTGAAGGctcgactagaaaatataCGAGGTTCCATGATGGCCGTCGGTCTATCAGAATCTCAGGCCACTTCGTACCTAAACCGGGTACCAGAAGGCAGTGTAGTCGTTGCCTGTATCAACAGCCCGTCCAGTGTCACTTTATCTGGCGAAGATCATTCGATCAAGACTCTCGAAGCAATCCTGCAGGCAGACGGCCACTTTGCGCGTAAGCTTCGTGTGGAGGTTGCCTACCATTCTCCTCACATGAAGACCGTTGCAGATGAGTTCCTGAACGCTGTTGGCATAATCACTCCACAGCCTTCTGAAATCCCGATGTTCAGTTCGGTTACGGAAACCCGGGTTGAGGACCCAGCGACTCTCGTTGCTTCATACTGGATGCAGAACCTGATATCCCCAGTTCGTTTCTCTGGTGCACTAGCAACCCTACTAAATGACACCCCCAGTGTAAAGGCAAATACTCGCCGTCGACGCACTGCTGGTATTGTCTGGAGTGCTCTGATCGAGGTTGGACCCCATGAGGCACTGAAAGGGCCATGCCGTCAGATCATGTCGGGCCTAAACACCAAATTAGCAGACCAGATTCCTTATATGTCTGTCCTTAGCCGCGGTAAGAGTGCAGTGGAGACATCACtgacagcagctggcctCCTTTGGGCGTCGGGACATCCGATCAATATACGTGAGGTAAACCAGTATCGGGATACTGGTGAGAGGGTGATCACTGACCTGCCACCGTACCCCTGGAACCATGAAAAGGGCTTTTGGCATGAACCTGCGGCCTCTATATCCGCACGATTGAGAAAAGAACCACGCAACGATCTCCTGGGTGTGCCAGTGGCGCAGCAAAACCCTTTCGAGCGGTGCTGGCAAAACTATCTCTCCGTCTCAGAATGTCCTTGGCAGAAAGATCACGTCATTACTGGCACTGTACTGTATCCGGGAGCTGGACATCTGATTATGGCCTTTGAAGCTGCCATCCGGCTGGCTGCTGACAATAGACCGCTGAAGGGAGTCTCGTTCTCTGATGTCCACTTTGACAAGGGGCTTGTCATCCCGTCGGACGACCATGGCGTCGAGACACGACTCTGCACACGGCCTCATGAGAGCCTGTTAGACTGGTACCACTACACTTTATACTCCATCAACGCCACTGGAGACTGGACAAAACACTCTTGGGGCTCGTTCAGCCTCCACTACGAGGATGCTGTCAGCGTGCAGCAAGCGAAACGCAGCAAAGGCGAATACGACGATATCAACACTCGTGCATGTCGGAAGCTGGATGTTGAGTCGTTCTACGAGCAGCTCCTGTCAATCGGCACAGAATATGGGCCGACATTCCGCAACTTAGTacatgctgctgcggctcCTGGTTACCACAGCGGCGTGGGTACCATCACAATACCAGACACTAAATCAGTCATGCCTCACGAGTTTGAATATCCTCACTTGATCCATCCCGCCACGCTGGATGCCATCTTTCACTTGATATTCGTGGCCATGGGCGAGGGCAACGCGCTCTCCGAGTCTGCCATCCCAACACGGGTAGACCGCATTTACATTTCCACGGATCTGCCTCGAGGTGTCGGAGCCAAGTATACAGGTTACGGTCGCGCGGAGCCTGTCTCCAGCCGCGATACCTTGGGGACTATCGTCGTCTCGGATGAAAATTGGTCAGCAGGACCCAAGATCATTGTTGAAGGGATGACTGTCACGGAAGTCTCTGCTGGTGCTTCTACCTCATTCAACTCCTTGCTTATACCGGGGGGCCAAGGTCGCATTGCCACGCTTGAATGGAAGGAGGATGTGGACTCACTTGTCGGGCCGACGGCTGAGTCGTGGCTGGCCCAGAAAGGGCCAAGTATTGGGGGCCAGGCCAGCGATGTGACTGAAGCGGTGCAGCGCCTCGACGCTTGGCTGGAACTTTCCTGTTTCAAGAGCACAGACCTTGGCACCCTTGTTATATGTCCCTCGAAATTGAAAGGCAGTTTTGAACTCGTCAAGAAATATGGCTCTAAGCATGGAGAAAGGTATCGGTTCGGCCGGACCACGATCATCGAATTTTCCGAGAATGATatttcagcagcagagagtGCTTTCGCACCGCACGGAATTGAATCTTCATATGCTGCTATCGATCTTTCAGCCACTCCTGAGCATGCTATGGAACAATTGGGGATGTTCGATTTGATCATCGCTGAGGAGAATGTTATTGTCCAATTTCCCGATGTCACAAAGATACTGCATCGGGAAGGCAGAGTCGCTATTATTAGGAGTCATGCTTTACCCGATGAGCGCCACTTCGCAGCAACAAAGGGCTTACTGAAGGAAATCTCATTTGAGTCTCAGGACGGCTCTATCCTACAAATTGCTGGTTTGGGATTGGAAATGGATCCAGCCATTCGCAGCCTTGATGACGTTGTACTGTTACAACATGTAGATGCTTCCCCAGCTGCCAAAAACTTTGAAAAAAGGCTTACGGCCCAGCTAACCAGTCTCGGTGCGCATGTACGGAGCAATACCATAGCAAACGCGAGCAGCCTTTCAGGAAACATCGTGATCTCTTTGCTAGAGATTGATTGTCAATTTGTCATATCATGGACATCGGAAGAATTCGAACAATTCCGCCAGCTGACCAACGCGAGATACGTCCTATGGATTACGCGCGGGGGCTTGCTCGACGCAGACCGGGCATCGCTTGATTATGCGCCGTCCACCGGCCTTCTGCGTACTGTCCGCGTTGAAAAGCCCCAAATTCGACTGCCTCACTTGGATCTCTCCCCTAGCCTGGACTTGAACTCGGATCGCGCGGTTGAAATTGTGATATCTGCATTCCACTCCAGCATCAAGCCCTCTGTAAAGGAAAAGAATCTCGAAATGGAATATGCAGAGTCCAACGGGCTATTATACATCCCAAGAGCTCGAGGGCATGCGGCCTTAGACCACGAGCTTGCCCTTCGGGGTGAGAAAGTGTCCAGCATCCCGGGGCCACTGTCTGCGCCTGGAATAGCACGACGACTTGAGACTTCCCTGGCTGGAAGCCCATCTCAGGCTCGCTGGGTTCCTGACGAGACAGTCGGAGATAAGCTGGCAGATTTTGATGTTGAAATCCAGGTCTCTCACGTGGGCTTGGAGCACAGTAAGGTCGAAAATTATCTAAATGGAAAACAGCTTTCGCTAGCACCTGGCCTCGGGCGCGTGGCAGTTGGGACCCTGACCAGGGCTGGTGCAAAAGTTTCACGATTCATTCCTGGTGACCAAGTGTTTGCTTTGCACGCCGCACCTTTCCATACACACCTGCGCGTCACCGAAGACGCTGTCCACGCAGTCCCGGACATCCTGTCTCCAGCTCAGGCTGCACATCTTCCGCTAGCTGCGGCTCGAGCCTGGCACTCGCTTATCGATGTTGCAGCGTTCCGCGCTGGTCAATCTGTCTTTGTTAATGGTGCAAGCGATACTGTCGGGCGACTAACTGTTGAGCTGGCGCGGCTTCTGAAGGGGGATGTTTTTGCCTCTGTTAGCTCTGATGACGAAAAGCACACTCTGACGAAAACCTACAACATACCAGAAGATCATATTTTCAGCCTTTCACACCGAACTGACTGGGCATCAGACCTCAAAGCCGCGATGGGACAGGGGCAGCTAGATATTGTGATCAACAACGCAACGCCAAGCCCAGCAATTCGCAGCCTTTTCCAATCAATTGCACCAAAAGGACGATTCGTAGACCTTACCCAGCGTCTCGATCCGTCGTTGCTCGACCCAAGGATGTTCCAGCGGAACGTTACTTTGTCCTTGGTGGATTGGGAGTCTTTGACCAACCCGCAGCTGGGCGCCCTGATGGTTAGATCACTAGATTTGCTACGAGCAGGGGCCTTAACCCCGATCAAGGAAGAATATATCTTTTCGGTATCTGACCTGCCAGAAGCATTATTGTCCGTCGGCCAACAGCAACATGAGCGAGTCGCAGCaccggtggtggtggagttCTCCGCAGATGCCACAGTTCCTTtacttccatctcttcccgcACCACTTCACCTTAAACCCGATGCGACCTATATTCTCGCTGGGGGGCTGGGTGCTCTTGGGCTTACCATTGCAGAGAATATGTGTAGCCACGGTGCCGGCCACTTGGTGTTCCTCAGCCGCTCCGGGGCATCGAGCCAAAGACAGCAAGAGGCGCTTGAGAGCTTCCGTGCTCGCGGATGCAAGGTCGACGTGGTGAAGTGTGACGTGACGGACCAAGAACAGGTGCAAGCTCTGGCTACCCAGATTCGGGAGCAATCGTGGAATGTTCGCGGCATCATCCAACTGGCAATGGTTCTCCGG GACTCGATCTTCGAAAATATGACCTTCGATAAGTGGGAAACAGCTGTCAACCCTAAGATCAAAGGAACGTGGAACCTGCACGCCGAGCTTCCCAAGGATgttgatttcttcatcattctctcttcgctctctggCATCATTGGAAATACTGCCCAAGCTAACTACTGCGCCGGTAATACATATGAGGACGCTCTTGCCCATTATAGGCGTAAGCAGGGCCTCGCCGCGACGACCCTCAACGTCGGCCTGGTCACGGACGCAAGCCACTTCAACGAGAATTCCACAATCGAAGACTATCTGCGTAAATATAGTCACTGGATAGCCGCCCAGGTCACCGACAGCGAGCTGCAGCACACCATCACTGCCGTGATGCGGAGGACAGTCGGCGACAAGAATGAGCCCGTACCCGACCAGCTCCTGGTCGGTCTCTCAGATAACGTCCGGCGTGACGGAAACAGTCTGAATTTGTGGCCACAGGACCGCAAATTCGACCACAGGATCAGTCTAGAAGATGGGCTCGGTGTGGTTGAGAAGGATACGAATCAACAGAAATTAAAGGCATCCACGACAGTCGCTCAGGCGCACGAGGTCGTTGAGACAGCATTACGCTTGAATGTTGCCGCGGCTATGACTGCCTCCCCGGATGATATTGACATTGAGAAACCGCTCTATGCCTTTGGCA TTGACTCGCTTAAAGGGATTGAAGTCCGTAATTGGATTTTTAGCGAGCTGCAGGCCGATGTATCCGTGTTTGAGGTTCTTAGTCCGATGACCCTAAGCCGCCTGGCTCTCAAGATTGTTTCGAAGAGCACGCTCGTGGGCGCGGagcttgctgcagaagctgcggcGGACAGTGTGGCGTAA
- a CDS encoding acyl--CoA ligase (transcript_id=CADANIAT00009379), producing MSQKIYRSPFPNLEIESVDLVSKVFSNPFDTPLSRPMYIDALSGEQYTYGDVIQRTRSLANGLQQLFGLREHDVVALFSPNTIDYPIACHAIIGSLAVVAPTSAALTAQELHAQLKTSRARFIIAHSSLLSTARAAAKGTSIEKVIVLDGQSSAPGHLTCQQLASTYAPTALRQIPAHEAGSRIAFICFSSGTSGPAKGVITTHRNITSNLQQWRAQLLDSGSAAQRVDRTAAIAFLPFSHIYGLNLYMCQCLTWGTPVVILPRFDLDTYLSCVEKYKPQELALVPPIALMLVKDDRIRNYNLRSVRRILSAAAPLTIELSSALETRFKDIFGTEVFCTQSWGLTETSPIATGIPNDRMDKRGAGVGCIVPNMEFRFVDPETMLDADVGKDGASQPGEIWCRGPNVTPGYYNNLEATRGAFHVDDDGVSWFRTGDIGVIDAEGYITIQDRIKEMIKYKGLQVIPSELEGKLVDHPDVVDVAVIGVWVDARATELPTAFVTLRQGIDERGVGKVIEDIHLWFNARVANHKRLRGGIYVVENIPKSPSGKILRRVLKQQLKESAAKARL from the coding sequence ATGAGCCAGAAAATCTACCGATCACCTTTCCCCAACCTTGAGATCGAGTCGGTCGACCTGGTCTCCAAGGTCTTCTCGAACCCGTTCGATACTCCCCTTTCCCGTCCCATGTATATCGATGCCCTCAGCGGAGAACAGTACACGTACGGGGATGTCATCCAACGCACGCGGTCCCTGGCGAACGGGCTGCAACAGCTATTCGGTCTCAGGGAACACGATGTCGTCGCTCTGTTCAGCCCTAATACGATCGACTATCCCATTGCCTGCCACGCTATCATCGGGTCCCTGGCCGTTGTGGCCCCTACTAGCGCGGCACTTACGGCTCAGGAACTACACGCTCAGCTGAAGACCAGTCGGGCACGATTCATCATCGCCCACTCGTCGCTTCTTTCTactgcaagagcagcagcaaaggGCACCTCGATTGAGAAAGTCATCGTCCTCGACGGCCAATCATCTGCACCCGGCCACCTCACCTGCCAGCAATTAGCGAGCACCTATGCCCCCACCGCACTCCGCCAAATCCCTGCTCACGAAGCCGGGTCGCGAATCGcattcatctgcttctcctcgGGCACATCCGGGCCAGCGAAAGGCGTGATCACCACCCACCGAAATATTACATCGAACCTTCAACAATGGCGCGCCCAACTCCTCGACTCAGGCTCCGCAGCTCAGCGGGTCGACCGCACCGCCGCGATtgccttcctccccttcagTCACATTTATGGGCTGAATTTATACATGTGCCAGTGTCTAACGTGGGGCACGCCTGTGGTGATCCTCCCGCGTTTCGATCTTGACACGTACCTCTCGTGCGTTGAGAAATACAAGCCGCAGGAGCTGGCGCTCGTGCCTCCAATCGCACTCATGCTGGTCAAGGATGATCGAATCCGCAATTACAATCTGCGCAGCGTACGGCGGattctctccgccgccgcacCGCTGACAATCGAGCTCTCGTCGGCGCTTGAGACCCGATTTAAGGATATCTTTGGAACGGAGGTCTTCTGCACGCAGTCGTGGGGACTTACCGAGACCTCGCCAATCGCAACTGGAATCCCGAATGATCGAATGGACAAGAGAGGTGCCGGCGTAGGTTGTATTGTGCCAAATATGGAGTTTCGTTTCGTTGATCCGGAGACGATGCTCGACGCGGACGTGGGCAAGGATGGAGCCAGCCAACCCGGCGAGATCTGGTGTCGTGGACCGAATGTTACACCGGGATACTATAATAACTTGGAGGCAACGAGGGGTGCGTTCCACGTGGATGACGATGGAGTTTCGTGGTTTCGTACGGGCGATATTGGCGTTATTGACGCTGAGGGATATATTACCATACAGGATCGGATCAAGGAGATGATCAAGTACAAGGGCTTACAGGTCATCCCGAGCGAGCTGGAGGGTAAGCTTGTTGATCATCCGGATGTGGTAGACGTCGCTGTTATTGGAGTCTGGGTGGACGCAAGGGCGACAGAGTTGCCGACTGCGTTTGTTACGCTGCGGCAGGGTATTGACGAGAGGGGAGTAGGAAAGGTCATTGAAGATATTCATCTCTGGTTCAACGCTAGGGTTGCGAACCATAAGCGGTTGCGAGGAGGCATATATGTGGTAGAGAATATCCCAAAGAGTCCGAGCGGGAAAATTCTGAGGCGGGTGTTGAAGCAGCAGTTAAAGGAATCAGCGGCGAAGGCTCGGTTGTAG